Part of the Stackebrandtia endophytica genome is shown below.
ATCGACGGTCAACCGCACGGCCCGGAGAAGGCCACGACCGCCTGTCAGCTGCACATGCGGCACTACAAGGACGGCGACACCATCACCATCGAACCATGGCGCGCCAAGGCGTTCCCGGTGGTGAAGGACCTGGTCGTCGACCGGTCGGGCTTCGACAACGTGATCGCCGCCGGCGGTTACATCTCCGCCCCGACCGGAGCCGCGCCCGACGCCCACTCCATGCCGGTGCCCAAGGCCGACGCCGACGCCGCGTTCGAGAACGCGGCCTGCATCGGGTGCGGTGCCTGCGTCGCCGCCTGTCCCAACGGTTCGGCGATGCTGTTCACCGCAGCCAAGGTCGTGCACCTCAACACGCTGCCGCAGGGTGAGGCCGAACGGCAGACCCGAGTTCTCGACATGGTCGATGCGATGGACGACGCCGGGTTCGGCGGCTGCACCCTCACCGGGGAATGTGCCACCGCCTGCCCGAAGGGCATCCCGCTGGAGAGCATCAGCACCTTGAACCGCGAGTACCTGAAGGCGTCGCTGAAGCGAGTCTGATCGTCGAAGCCATCGATGGGGGAGCGTGCCCGGCACGCTCCCCCATCGTTTCGGCCTGACGGCTCGAAGACGACGAAACCACCTAGGCTGGTCATCGTGACCGATATCGACGACACCGACGAGGTGCTGGGCGCGGTGAGTACCGCGGTGCTGGCGGTGACCCGGCATCTGTCGGTGGCCGAGGTCCTGGAGGTCATCGTTCGATCGGCGCGCCGATTGCTGGGCGCCCGCTATGCCGCCCTGGGTATCCCCGATGACGAGGGTGGGTTCGCCGAGTTCATCGCCGACGGCGTATCGGATCGACAGCGGGAGCGGATCGGCCCGCTTCCCCGGCAGCACGGCATGTTGGCGGCGTTGCTCCGTGGCGGCGAGACCATTCGGGTCCCCGACATCCAGGCCGACCCCCGGTTCGGTTGGTGGCCCAAGGCTCATCCGGTCATGTCGGGGTTTCTCGGCGTACCGATCGTCGACGGTGACGACGTCGTCGGCATCGTGTTCCTGGCCAACAAGATCAGTGGCTCCGAGTTCGACGAACGCGACGAGCGGATCCTCACCCTGTTCGCCGCCCATGCCGCGATCGCACTGGCCAATGCCCGACTCTACGAGCGCAGCCTGGAGCTGTCGGTGGTGGAGGAACGCAATCGGCTGGCTCGCGAGCTGCACGACGTGGTCGCTCAACAGTTGTTCTCACTGCGGCTGACCGCGCGCAGCGCGGCCGCGTTGTTGGAGACCCGACCCGCCGAGGCGGCCCGGCTGTTGGAGCGGGTGGAGGAGCTGTCGGGAACGGCGATCGACGAACTGCGATCGGTGATCGTGGAACTGCGTCCGGCCGAATTGGACTCCAGTGGACTGGTCGACACGGTTCGCAAGTTCGTCGAACTGGCCGGCCGCACCCACGGGGTGACGACGGAGTTCTCCGCCGAGGGGGAGCTCCTCCTGAGCCGCGCCGGTGAGGTGGAGGTGCTGCGCATGGTCCAGGAAGCCGTTCACAATGCCCTGCGTCACGCCCGCGCCGACCTGGTCACCGTGGCGCTCCGCGGCGGGGAGAGCATCGTCATGACCGTCGGCGACAACGGTGAGGGGTTCGATCCGCAGTCCGGCACACCGCGCGGCCTGGGACTGTTGTCGATGACCGAACGTACCGAACGCCTGGGCGGGCGGATCGACATCGATGCGCGGCCCGGTGAGGGAACCACCGTGACCGTGACGATCCCCTGTGAACAGCCCACCGCCCGACAGGCCTCTATCGAAGGTGAATCGTGACGACCGAGACAGCCGAACAGGATCAGTCGGTATCGGTGTTGATCGCCGACGATCATCCGGTGGTGCGGCAGGGGTTGCGCACGTTCCTGGAGCTGCAACCCGGCCTACGGATCGTCGGCGAAGCCGCCGACGGAGACGAGACCCTGCAACACATCGAGAAGCTTCACCCCGACGTCGTGCTGCTGGACCTGCACATGCCGGGCCGGTCGGGTCAGGAGGTGTTGGCCGTCCTGGCCGAACGCGGTGATCCCGCTCGGGTGATCGTGCTGACCTCGGTCACCGATTCACGCGAGGTGGCGCCGGCGATACAGGCCGGTGCCGCCGGGTTCCTCTACAAGGACGTCGATCCTGATTCTCTGGCTCGGGCGATTCGGTCGGTCCATGAGGGACAGGTCCTGTTCGCGCCGGGTGCGGTGGCGGCCATGGCGGCGGGTCCGGCACCGCAACTGTCCCAGCTGACCGATCGGGAACGACAGGTGCTGTCGCTGGTTGCGGCGGGTCTGTCGAACCGGCAGATCTCGACCCGTCTGACGGTGGCCGAGAAGACCGTCAAAACCCACCTGTCGAGCATCTTCCGCAAACTCGGGGTCACCGACCGCACCCAGGCGGCCCTGTACGCGGTACGACATGGTCTCTAGCGGGTCGCCGACCTTGTTTGCGTGCATGCCCTGCCCGTCTGGGTAGTACAGCAGCAGGTTTAACGACGGCCCCTCAAGGAGCTCCGGTATGTGCCGACTGCCCGGCGTCGCTGCGAATCCACTCGCCTGGAGAACCGCTCGCTTAGTCGTGAATGGAATGTTCGCTGTGCCGCACATTCAGGACGTGAACGATCTGTTGACCGAGGTAATACCCGGGGCACAACGGATCGACATGCCCGACACCGGCCACTCTCCGCCTCTGGAACGGCCGGTGGAGAGTACCGCCATTCAAGCGGGCTTCGCGTCGGGTTGAGCGGACTCCCTCCGGCGAGGGAGCCGAACCCCGCCGCCGGGTGAGGAGAACCGGGCTCGGAATTCGCACCATGGAGTCATGAAGCGACCAATTCTTCCCATCATGACCGCCGCGGCCGGTGCCGTCGCCTACTCCGTGTCCAAAGTCGACCTCGCATTCCGTGGTGAACTGGGAATGCCGGGATTCCCGGCGCCTCGGGCCGCCTACGACAGTTACGAGCCGTTCTCCGGCCAACTGTCCAATGCGGCCATGGGCGTGCTGCTGGTCCTGCTGATCCTTGCGTTGGCTCGACTGCCGACCAACCGGTGGGCGCGTCGAGCGCTGTTGATCGGCAACGGCGTGGCCGTCACCGTGATCGGGCTCGGCGTCGCCGGGTTCGCCGTTCGTGCGACCGGGGCGGTGCCCTGGCTGGGTGCACCCGCCGACGGTGCGGCCGCCTGGATCGCCTTGGCGGTGGGTGCGCTGTGGACGGTGGCCTGGTCGGTGGCGATTCGTAGGGCGGCCCGGTCCCGGTCGGCGAGTGCCGTGGAGGCCGGTTGAGAACCGGGCCGATGTGATCTGACGTCATCGCCGGTCGGCACCGGATGTGGCCCGGCGCCGACCGGCGTGTTCACTCCCGGCCGGGAGCCGCCGATGTCTCGGGCACCTCGACGATGCGCCATTCCCCGACGGGTTGGTACTCGGAGTTGTTCACCATGGATCCGTCGCCGGGCTTGAGGTCGTAGTGCTCCATGTTGCCGCCCCAGAAACGAAGGATGCGTCCCAGTTCCTTGTCGGCGTCGTCGACGAACCGATCCATGTCGACCTCGAGCACGAACTTCATGTTGCCTCCTGAATGTGGTATCGGGACCTTCAATCATGTCATTGAACGTCCCAGTGAGACTTCTACGCACAATGCAGCTGACACCAATGAATAAGTCTCAAACAGCAGTGATGGCGATGATCGGTCGGTGGACCACTCGCCGACGGCGCCTCGATAGGCTGATGCGATGCATGTGAATGTCGCCGGACGTCCACCGGCCCCCGTTCTCGTCGCGTCGGCTGTGGTGGGGACGGTCGCGCTCGTCTGCCTGGCGACGACGGTTTATCGGCTGCTGTTTCGGGACATGTCCGAAGCGTTGTTCCCATTGGCGGGACTTGGTGGATCGCTGGTGTTGATCATGGCGATGTGGCAACGGCGACGGTTCGCCCGGCCGGTCGTGATCATCCTGGCGGTGGCGGGGGTGTTGGCGGCGCTGTCGCTGACGGATCAGGTCGGTGGATTGGGAACCCTGGTGGCGATCCCCGCTCTGTTGGTGATCTATCTGGTCAGTTCGCCGCCCAGTTCGCGAGTGTGGTTCGCGCCGTCGCGCGGCCCGGCGGGGGAGCCGAGCGGTAGCACCGACAGAGAGGCGGAGTAGTCGTTGTATCTCGATGTCGAGGCATTCGCCATGATCGGCCCCTGAAAAACCAGGCAATGAAGGCTGGACAACTCAATAAGGTGTGACATACTACTGCCGTGACTTCGGAACGTTACGGCATCGATCTGTTGGTGATCGGTGCAGGCGTGATCGGTGCGGCGGTGGCGCACCACGCCGCTGCCACCGGAATGCGGGTCACCGTGGTGGACCGACAGGGTGTCGCCGGCGGTAGCACCGGTGCGGGCGAAGGCAACCTTCTGGTGTCGGACAAGACTCCCGGGCCCGAACTGGACCTGGCGATCCTGTCGTCCCGACTGTGGTCGGACCTGGCCGCCGAGGTGGGCGGCTTCGAATACGAGACCAAGGGTGGACTGGTCGTGACCAGCCGCGCCGACACGGTCGATGGATTGCGCGACCTGGTCGCCGGGCAACGCCGCAGCGGCGTGACCGCCACCGAGGTCGACGACGTCGCGCAACTCGAACCCCACCTGCGCGACGGCATCCGGGCGGCGGTCCACTATCCGCAGGACGCCCAGGTCATGCCGGCGCTCGCCGCGGCTCGTCTGCTCGACCACCCCAACATAGCCGTCCACACCGGAGTGACGGTCACCGGTGCCGTGACCTCGCACCGCGGCCGAATGGTCGGGGTGGTCACCTCGCAGGGGCAGTACTCCTGCGGCAATGTGGTCGTCGCCGCCGGTGCCGCCACCGGGCAGTTGTCCACCGTGTTGGGCGCCCCGATCCCGATCACCCCGCGCCGGGGCGTCGTGCTGGTCACCGCGGCGATGCCGCCGCTGGTTCGCCACAAGGTGTACACCGCCGACTATCTCGCCGATGTCGCCAGTGACGACGACGCCCTTCAGACCTCTCCGGTAGTGGAGGGCACCCCGGCCGGTCCTATCCTCATCGGGGCCAGCCGGGAACGCGTCGGCTTCGAACGCTCCCGCACCCAGCCGGTGTGGCGTCGGTTGGCCGCCGGTGCCGTCGATCTGTTCCCGGTGCTGCGGGAGGTGCCGGTGATCCGCGCCTACAGCGGGTTTCGGCCGTTCAGTCCGGATCACCTGCCCGTGATCGGTCCCGACGACCGGCTTCCCGGACTGTGGCACGCCAGTGGCCACGAGGGCGCCGGTGTCGGATTGGCCGCCGGCACCGGGCGGGTGTTGACCCAGGCGATTCTAGGGGAACTGACCGATGTGGACCTGGCGGCGTTCTCCCCGGCGCGATTCGAGGAGGCACGATGAGTGATTTCGAGATCTCCGTCGACGGCAGCGAGATACCGGTCGAACCGGGACAGTCGTTGGCTGCTGCGATGACGGCCGCCGACATCACCACGTTCCGTCGTACCCGTGTCGCATCCCGACCGCGTGGCATGTTCTGCGGTATCGGGGTGTGTTTCGAATGCCTGGTCACCGTCAACGGCGTGCCGAACGTGCGGGCGTGTCTGGAACCGGCGTGGCCGGGTGACCGGGTGTCCACTGGAGAGGTGACCGATGTATGACCTGATCGTGATCGGCGCCGGGCCGGCGGGGCTGGGCGCGGCTGAGGTGGCCGGCGCCGACGGCCGGGTGGCCGTTGTGGACATGAACGTTCGGCCCGGCGGCCAGTATTGGCGCCACTCGGCGGCGGACGCGTCCCGGGGACGCGGCAGGATCGGTCGTCGGCAACGAATGTTGTCCGGTGTGGACTATTATCCGCGGCACCGGGTATGGAACATCGAACGCGGCGACCGGTTTCGCGTTCACACCCTGTCGGGGCAACGTGATCCCGAATCGGTCGTCTTGGAGGGACGCGCGGTCCTCCTGGCGACGGGCGCCTACGACAGGACGCTGCCGTTTCCCGGTGGGGATCTGCCCGGAGTGATGACCGCCGGGGGTGTCCAATCACTGTGGAAGGGTGACGGCGTCATTCCCCGCGGCCGGATCGTGCTGGCCGGCACCGGTCCGTTCCTGCTGCCGGTGGCCACCGGCATCGCCGGGGGCGGCGGTGACGTGGTCGGAGTGTGGGAGGCCAACCGGCTGGGCCGGGACGCGGTGGTATTGGCGGGGAACCTCGCCAAAGCCGGGGAGGCCGTCGGGTACGCGGCGCGAATGGCGCGACGTCGGGTGCCCTATCGCACTGGCGCGACCGTCGTGGCCGCCCATGGTCGTGACCGACTCGAGTCGGTGACCGTCGCGCAGGTCACGGCCAATTGGCGAGTGGTTCCGGGAACCAGACGACGCATCGGGTGCGACGTGCTCGCGGTGGGATACGGATTCATGCCACAGCTGGAGTTGGCGGAGTCTCTGGGGTGCCGTCTGGTGCCCGGTGTGGACGGTTGGCCGGTGGTGGCGGTCTCGGCGACGCAGCGAACCTCGGTCCCCGGGGTCTACGCCGCGGGTGAATCGACCGGAGTGGGGGGAGCTGTGTTGGCCGAGTACGAGGGACGGCTCGCGGGCCACGCGGTGGTCGGGTCCCGACCGTCGGCGCGGCTGCTGGCCGCTCGCGGCAATGCGCAACGGTTCGCCGACAGGTTGGCCCGGGCGTTCCCGGTACGGGACGGGTGGCGCGGTTGGGCGACCGACGACACGGTGGTGTGCCGGTGCGAGGAGGTCGATCACGCGGCGATTACCCGTGCCGTGGCGGCCGGGGGAGTGGACCCACGTACCGCGAAGTTGCTGTCGCGGGCCGGCATGGGGTGGTGCCAGGGGCGAGTGTGCGGTTACGCGTTGACGTGTCTGACCAATGACGACAGGTCGGCACTTCCGGTATCGCGTTCGATTGGTCAACCGGTAGGACTTGGGATCCTCGCCGGGGAAGGAGAAAAAGGTGACTGAATCCACGGTGTCCGAGGCGTCGTCCTCGCGTGAAGCGGCGTGGCGCGGTGTGATGGTGGCGACCACGTTGCCG
Proteins encoded:
- a CDS encoding (2Fe-2S)-binding protein; amino-acid sequence: MSDFEISVDGSEIPVEPGQSLAAAMTAADITTFRRTRVASRPRGMFCGIGVCFECLVTVNGVPNVRACLEPAWPGDRVSTGEVTDV
- a CDS encoding succinate dehydrogenase/fumarate reductase iron-sulfur subunit translates to MKLNLRIWRQAGLAHRGEMVTYVLEDVSPDMSFLEMLDVLNERLTLDGEDPIAFDHDCREGICGMCSLTIDGQPHGPEKATTACQLHMRHYKDGDTITIEPWRAKAFPVVKDLVVDRSGFDNVIAAGGYISAPTGAAPDAHSMPVPKADADAAFENAACIGCGACVAACPNGSAMLFTAAKVVHLNTLPQGEAERQTRVLDMVDAMDDAGFGGCTLTGECATACPKGIPLESISTLNREYLKASLKRV
- a CDS encoding FAD-dependent oxidoreductase, yielding MYDLIVIGAGPAGLGAAEVAGADGRVAVVDMNVRPGGQYWRHSAADASRGRGRIGRRQRMLSGVDYYPRHRVWNIERGDRFRVHTLSGQRDPESVVLEGRAVLLATGAYDRTLPFPGGDLPGVMTAGGVQSLWKGDGVIPRGRIVLAGTGPFLLPVATGIAGGGGDVVGVWEANRLGRDAVVLAGNLAKAGEAVGYAARMARRRVPYRTGATVVAAHGRDRLESVTVAQVTANWRVVPGTRRRIGCDVLAVGYGFMPQLELAESLGCRLVPGVDGWPVVAVSATQRTSVPGVYAAGESTGVGGAVLAEYEGRLAGHAVVGSRPSARLLAARGNAQRFADRLARAFPVRDGWRGWATDDTVVCRCEEVDHAAITRAVAAGGVDPRTAKLLSRAGMGWCQGRVCGYALTCLTNDDRSALPVSRSIGQPVGLGILAGEGEKGD
- a CDS encoding response regulator; translated protein: MTTETAEQDQSVSVLIADDHPVVRQGLRTFLELQPGLRIVGEAADGDETLQHIEKLHPDVVLLDLHMPGRSGQEVLAVLAERGDPARVIVLTSVTDSREVAPAIQAGAAGFLYKDVDPDSLARAIRSVHEGQVLFAPGAVAAMAAGPAPQLSQLTDRERQVLSLVAAGLSNRQISTRLTVAEKTVKTHLSSIFRKLGVTDRTQAALYAVRHGL
- a CDS encoding NAD(P)/FAD-dependent oxidoreductase yields the protein MTSERYGIDLLVIGAGVIGAAVAHHAAATGMRVTVVDRQGVAGGSTGAGEGNLLVSDKTPGPELDLAILSSRLWSDLAAEVGGFEYETKGGLVVTSRADTVDGLRDLVAGQRRSGVTATEVDDVAQLEPHLRDGIRAAVHYPQDAQVMPALAAARLLDHPNIAVHTGVTVTGAVTSHRGRMVGVVTSQGQYSCGNVVVAAGAATGQLSTVLGAPIPITPRRGVVLVTAAMPPLVRHKVYTADYLADVASDDDALQTSPVVEGTPAGPILIGASRERVGFERSRTQPVWRRLAAGAVDLFPVLREVPVIRAYSGFRPFSPDHLPVIGPDDRLPGLWHASGHEGAGVGLAAGTGRVLTQAILGELTDVDLAAFSPARFEEAR
- a CDS encoding GAF domain-containing sensor histidine kinase, encoding MTDIDDTDEVLGAVSTAVLAVTRHLSVAEVLEVIVRSARRLLGARYAALGIPDDEGGFAEFIADGVSDRQRERIGPLPRQHGMLAALLRGGETIRVPDIQADPRFGWWPKAHPVMSGFLGVPIVDGDDVVGIVFLANKISGSEFDERDERILTLFAAHAAIALANARLYERSLELSVVEERNRLARELHDVVAQQLFSLRLTARSAAALLETRPAEAARLLERVEELSGTAIDELRSVIVELRPAELDSSGLVDTVRKFVELAGRTHGVTTEFSAEGELLLSRAGEVEVLRMVQEAVHNALRHARADLVTVALRGGESIVMTVGDNGEGFDPQSGTPRGLGLLSMTERTERLGGRIDIDARPGEGTTVTVTIPCEQPTARQASIEGES